In Aegilops tauschii subsp. strangulata cultivar AL8/78 chromosome 3, Aet v6.0, whole genome shotgun sequence, one genomic interval encodes:
- the LOC109738383 gene encoding LEAF RUST 10 DISEASE-RESISTANCEUS RECEPTOR-LIKE PROTEIN KINASE-like 1.2 encodes MHPFRVPASAAAAVLCSATLLLTTVLATDAINTTAPSSCDPAACGGLRIAYPFWLAGTHLPECGYRAYQVSCDGNGTASLKNSLWTYQIREINYGDDNGTFQITNAQLTDGTCDIELRVNASADLGLAPFSISAANRQLFFLYNCTDQQAPPTWAHVNCANGSRNDSFAVLAGGYKPEDKWGPLPGNCTVSMMPVLGYPGAAGKDYRRLMKDGFLLEYTVDDCAGCVDSGGLCRVNTVYDFLECHCPDGVSDFIICGGQCQFISVLPLFNLRRPANYISSFGNYLACHN; translated from the coding sequence ATGCATCCGTTTCGCGTCCcggcgtccgccgccgccgccgtgctctGCTCAGCCACGCTGCTGCTAACAACCGTCCTTGCCACCGACGCCATAAACACCACCGCGCCGTCGTCCTGCGACCCGGCGGCGTGCGGGGGCCTGCGCATCGCCTACCCGTTCTGGCTCGCCGGCACGCACCTGCCGGAGTGCGGCTACCGGGCCTACCAGGTCAGCTGCGACGGCAACGGCACGGCCTCCCTCAAGAACTCCCTCTGGACGTACCAGATCCGGGAGATCAATTACGGGGACGACAACGGCACCTTCCAGATCACCAACGCCCAGCTCACCGACGGCACCTGCGACATCGAGCTCCGCGTGAACGCCTCCGCCGACCTCGGCCTCGCGCCGTTCAGCATCAGCGCGGCTAACCGGCAGCTCTTCTTCCTCTACAACTGCACCGACCAGCAGGCGCCGCCAACGTGGGCGCACGTGAACTGCGCCAACGGCTCGCGCAATGACTCGTTCGCGGTACTCGCCGGCGGGTACAAGCCCGAAGACAAATGGGGGCCGCTGCCGGGAAACTGCACGGTGTCGATGATGCCAGTGCTGGGCTACCCAGGGGCGGCCGGAAAGGACTACCGGCGGCTGATGAAGGACGGCTTTCTTCTGGAATACACGGTCGACGACTGTGCGGGGTGCGTGGACAGCGGAGGGCTTTGCCGGGTTAACACCGTCTACGACTTCTTGGAGTGTCACTGCCCCGACGGCGTGTCCGACTTCATCATCTGCGGCGGTCAGTGTCAATTCATCTCGGTTTTACCTCTTTTTAATCTCCGTAGACCTGCTAATTATATCTCAAGCTTCGGAAATTATCTCGCATGCCATAATTAG